Proteins encoded in a region of the Xiphophorus couchianus chromosome 11, X_couchianus-1.0, whole genome shotgun sequence genome:
- the nrip1b gene encoding nuclear receptor-interacting protein 1 has product MTHGEEPGPETHKDSAVLTYLEGLLMHPVVAGPGATAGGRSEASNSNQEQDNKVGGPLPQPNHDPMVPKTGTNGPKLGSSQHLKKARLLRSGAWNDPGNQRMSSPPVELNGQVGTLQNGALEASPHAGESTLLASLLQSFSSRLQSVAMSQHSNKPTGECSSPSKAPATDKEPLPVYGTASGRLKGLMRKSKLQNHNNTPYSRRGHSQDRPPESPRSAHSATPPAAPTVTDSVSCAERLKAVANMVKIRSSPAPSPKPSVACSQLALLLSSEAHLQQYSREHALKAQLSGRSASERLAAMANQQHGQDRRPPSVGGSSDTVSSLSTQNGMTTATITTTLPRTAATNPQSPSLQRGHSQNSPPSPPHAPSLPTREKRGFDTRPTRPPQTCSSLLLLLLNNHNNQKQLTKNGHLEDISGLLPPSGSSSVTSDSECSVHERSNTKDSSDAESSYSSCSPIDLSMRGRSSLQDTGPKSTPPSSSSSSMFSSTTVFSSPPVTISPQAPTQPPTTSFSPSSMAVSSVSYPILSSSSSFSTSSLDKLTESLLNKWKPEPSRSTVSKNKEPEMNPDLKSHPKVTLMQLLLERRNNEMANKSTGRQDSPLDITMANMSRNQQKGSVTWEEGPTKSPIERPAGPSQSVYSLSRDTGPAMSPYSYPSPHVQSSPLDLCKSKTFPADKASEPAFSASKLLQNLAQCGTTSPPPPISSGKGASQELNDSRPHALLERLNTPVNRTTPTPLSDGASGSSTPFSRKEPSPPSSQIENLLERRTVLQLLLGTGSTGAIAGRKERPSGSGHGSAEMEGGCFERSPTASILCDSSNGSPLDVKIKSELPEDVGSSLTKSEDLSGKKRLSSYGKNSPLSDSQQDLKTEPRPAEVIAKYGLLSQLLKQQTATYYSSAATMQPEPQSRQVKEEHRDYPNPSPKRRRLCSEHTGSLNSISSPRAVDSGNANMCASSTLQADPEQQRGLKEEELPPRSPMSETFTRESRGFNVLKQLLLSDNCLKELSQQPRQGPSPSILQTTGKANGNILSQPTQNHNFLHLPSWHTHGSLNSGLPNHLRPLPTPPEGNNPIRPAPWIRQPVPWPATQKREPPTLIKQEPESPIRWSSQENDGMDEGCESNPDSPRLSRSNPILYYMLQKGNIQLRKEVPDQAEGARHAIRVKEEPVSDMHTYERSLSSTPQSPTHNDKHSHEGQGLSQSSQ; this is encoded by the coding sequence ATGACTCATGGGGAGGAGCCTGGCCCTGAGACACACAAGGATTCAGCTGTTTTAACTTATCTGGAAGGTTTACTGATGCATCCAGTGGTGGCCGGGCCTGGGGCCACGGCAGGTGGGAGATCCGAGGCTTCCAACAGCAATCAGGAGCAGGACAATAAAGTGGGTGGGCCTTTACCACAACCAAACCATGACCCAATGGTACCCAAGACTGGAACCAATGGGCCCAAGCTAGGTTCTTCACAACACCTAAAGAAGGCCCGGTTGCTGCGCTCTGGAGCATGGAATGATCCAGGGAACCAGAGAATGAGTTCACCTCCAGTGGAGCTGAATGGCCAAGTGGGAACCTTGCAAAATGGTGCCCTGGAGGCATCTCCCCATGCTGGAGAGAGTACCCTGTTGGCGTCTTTGCTTCAGTCATTCAGCTCAAGGCTTCAGAGTGTAGCAATGTCTCAGCACTCTAATAAGCCCACTGGTGAGTGTTCTTCTCCATCCAAGGCACCAGCTACAGATAAAGAGCCACTACCTGTTTACGGCACAGCCTCAGGTCGCCTTAAAGGCCTCATGAGAAAGAGCAAACTTCAGAACCACAATAACACCCCTTACAGCCGCCGGGGCCACAGTCAGGACAGGCCACCAGAGTCCCCCAGGTCAGCACACAGCGCCACACCTCCTGCAGCTCCCACAGTGACCGACTCTGTGTCCTGTGCAGAACGTTTGAAGGCCGTGGCCAACATGGTTAAAATCCGTTCTAGTCCCGCACCCTCACCCAAGCCCAGCGTAGCTTGCAGTCAACTCGCCCTCCTGCTGTCCAGCGAAGCTCATCTCCAACAATACTCCAGAGAGCATGCCCTCAAAGCTCAGCTCTCAGGAAGATCTGCCAGTGAAAGACTGGCTGCCATGGCAAACCAGCAGCATGGACAGGACAGAAGGCCACCAAGTGTGGGGGGGTCTTCAGACACAGTAAGCTCCTTATCGACTCAAAACGGAATGACAACAGCCACAATAACAACGACACTCCCTCGAACGGCTGCTACCAATCCTCAGAGCCCCTCGCTGCAGAGAGGCCACAGCCAAAACTCTCCTCCCTCTCCCCCACACGCTCCAAGCCTGCCTACCAGGGAGAAGCGAGGCTTTGACACACGTCCAACCCGCCCACCCCAAACATGCAGCAGcttgcttctgctgctgctgaacaaCCACAACAACCAGAAGCAACTGACCAAGAATGGGCACCTGGAGGACATCAGTGGACTTCTGCCACCAAGTGGCTCCTCTTCAGTCACATCAGACAGTGAGTGCTCTGTCCATGAGAGGAGCAACACCAAGGACAGCAGTGATGCTGAGAGCTCCTACTCCAGTTGCTCTCCCATTGACCTCTCGATGAGAGGCCGCAGCAGTTTACAGGACACAGGGCCCAAAAGTACacccccttcctcctcctccagctccatgTTCTCTTCTACAACTGTGTTCTCCTCACCCCCAGTAACAATATCTCCTCAAGCTCCTACCCAGCCTCCCACTACAtccttttctccttcctctatggctgtttcttctgtttcataTCCAATTTtgtcatcttcctcctccttttctaCTTCTTCCTTGGACAAATTGACAGAATCCTTACTAAACAAATGGAAGCCAGAGCCATCAAGATCAACTGTGTCCAAGAACAAAGAGCCTGAAATGAACCCAGACTTAAAATCCCACCCCAAGGTCACTCTCATGCAACTTCTTCTTGAGCGCAGAAATAATGAGATGGCTAATAAGAGCACAGGTAGACAAGATTCGCCCCTTGATATAACTATGGCTAACATGTCACGAAATCAACAAAAGGGGTCAGTTACTTGGGAAGAGGGTCCAACAAAGAGCCCAATCGAAAGACCTGCAGGCCCGTCCCAGTCCGTCTACTCACTTAGTCGTGACACAGGTCCTGCAATGTCCCCATATTCATACCCCTCTCCCCATGTCCAGTCCAGTCCACTTGATTTGTGTAAGTCTAAGACCTTCCCTGCTGACAAAGCATCAGAGCCTGCCTTCAGTGCCAGTAAATTGTTACAAAATCTGGCGCAGTGTGGCACGACTTCCCCACCCCCACCTATCTCCTCTGGAAAAGGGGCGAGCCAGGAACTCAATGACAGCAGGCCCCATGCTCTGTTGGAAAGACTCAATACTCCTGTCAACAGGACCACCCCTACCCCGCTGTCTGATGGAGCTTCAGGCAGTAGCACACCTTTCAGTCGTAAGGAACCTTCCCCGCCTTCCTCACAAATTGAGAACCTTCTGGAGAGACGTACTGTGCTGCAGCTACTTCTAGGCACCGGTTCAACTGGTGCTATAGCCGGCCGCAAAGAAAGACCCAGTGGAAGTGGCCATGGGAGTGCTGAAATGGAGGGCGGCTGCTTTGAGAGGAGCCCTACTGCCTCCATCCTCTGTGACAGCTCTAATGGGTCCCCTttggatgtaaaaataaaatcagagctTCCAGAGGATGTAGGGTCATCCCTTACTAAGTCGGAGGACTTGAGCGGCAAAAAGAGACTGAGTTCCTACGGGAAGAATAGCCCGCTCTCCGATTCTCAACAAGACCTAAAGACGGAACCAAGGCCTGCAGAGGTCATAGCGAAATATGGCCTCCTCAGCCAGCTGCTTAAACAACAGACCGCTACCTATTACTCCAGTGCTGCAACAATGCAGCCTGAGCCACAATCCAGACAAGTCAAAGAGGAGCATAGGGACTATCCAAACCCCAGTCCTAAAAGGAGACGGCTCTGCTCCGAACACACAGGCAGCTTGAATAGTATCAGCTCTCCAAGAGCAGTGGACAGTGGTAACGCAAACATGTGTGCCTCATCTACTCTTCAGGCAGACCCTGAGCAGCAGAGGGGTTTAAAAGAGGAGGAGCTTCCACCAAGAAGTCCTATGAGTGAAACGTTTACCAGAGAGAGTCGTGGATTCAACGTGTTGaaacagctgctgctctctgacAACTGTCTGAAGGAACTGTCCCAGCAGCCGCGACAGGGACCCAGTCCCTCTATTCTGCAGACCACTGGCAAAGCCAATGGTAACATTCTCAGTCAGCCTACACAAAATCATAACTTCCTTCACCTGCCTAGCTGGCACACCCATGGTTCCCTCAACTCAGGGCTTCCAAATCATCTAAGACCACTGCCCACCCCTCCGGAAGGCAACAACCCCATCCGCCCAGCCCCATGGATCCGCCAACCGGTTCCATGGCCCGCCACGCAAAAACGAGAGCCCCCTACTTTAATCAAACAGGAGCCTGAGAGCCCCATTCGGTGGAGCAGTCAGGAAAACGATGGCATGGACGAGGGTTGTGAGTCGAACCCGGACTCCCCGCGGCTTTCACGTTCCAACCCGATCCTGTACTACATGTTGCAGAAGGGCAACATCCAGCTGAGGAAAGAGGTGCCGGACCAGGCAGAAGGAGCCCGGCACGCGATCAGAGTCAAAGAGGAGCCAGTCAGTGACATGCACACCTATGAACGCAGCCTGAGCTCCACCCCTCAATCACCAACCCACAATGACAAGCACAGCCATGAGGGCCAGGGGTTGAGCCAGTCGTCCCAGTAA